In the Aptenodytes patagonicus chromosome 5, bAptPat1.pri.cur, whole genome shotgun sequence genome, GCAGATGCCCACAGCACCCCGGGATGATTTCACGCTCTTACCCTTACCTGCCAAAGAAGAGCTCTCCTTAATTTCTTACAAATTcaaggggcagggggaaaggaagCCTTTATTATTGTGTATTTCTTGTTCAGTGGTTACACAGCGAGAGGAAGTTAGTAGAATTTTCCATGCTCTTGCGTTATGAAAAGTTAGCAACGTGCCTCTCCAcgtttccccttctctcttccaaACATCCCGTGCAATCATTTTTGCATGCAGGAGTGCTGTCAGGAGGTACGGGCCAAGTGGTAAAGGGCACGGGACCTCGGATTTGTCACCTACACATACTATCAAACAATAAGAGCTTGAGCTGGTGGAGAGGGCTAAGTCCAGGGTGCAAAAGAGGGCCTTTCAATCTGACAGCAGATGACTTTCTAACATGTAAAGACAGTATTCTGCACTGCAATACAAAAACGTACAGCTCTATTCTGCCTTCACTTTTGTTGCAAGGAAAAAGATGGAGAAATATCTGCTCATTAGAGAGCCAAAAGCTTTCTGTTGCaaaagtctttttaaattttgcattaagTGGAGGTGCACAAAGACAATGAGATCAGACAAAAACTGGATTTTACATACATAGTTGGTGTCCCATTGACTTTGTGACAAGCAGTAAAATACCCATCTGAGCAACTAGATGTTTAAAAACtacatgtttaaaaaacacaCTGTAGTGCTGGAGATACTTATGAAGGGAGAGGACAAAACATGATTTAGCTGGAGAGAGGGTAAAGACAGACCTTCCTCCTTTCTAGACAAAAGGAGTCAGGACCCTTCAACTGgggaaaatctgcttttttaatattttattaaaagatacCAGCTAGTCCTGGGATGTGCAGCGCTCCAGGGGAGCAGAGTCAAGTTACACAAAAAGGCAGCTACACGTGTGCCAACAAGGCCAGCCCTTAACAGGAAGGGGCTCAGGCACATTGCCAATTCCCTGAAAGAAGTCACAGCCCATCATGTGGGGAATGTGATGAGTGACAGTGACTCCCAGAAGAGGAGCCTCCACTTCCAGATCGACACAGAAGTGAACATGAGTCGCCATCAGGCCACACAATGCTATCCAGCTTGGCTTTGGCCTTGACGATGAAATCCTCGGAGGCGTCAACAAGCGGAAGCCGCGGAGGTCCCATGGGAATGCCAGAAACAAAAGTCATTACAGCTTTAGTCTGTGCAACACCAAAACCTGGGAGTACAAAAGCAAAATCAGGTCATTTACAGCTCATTTTGCTTAAAGCAGTCTCTATACAGGTGtccataaaagcagcagcatagCTGCTTACACAGTTCTTGTGTAATCTGGCATAAGCCAGGCTTGAAGCACTTCTCAGAAGTGAGAACAGTGTAAAAAAGAAGAGATGATCATACTTGCAGACAGGAAAGACATTACAGTAAAAACTATGTCTACTTactacatttatttatatattacacCATCATCATTTCCCTCCTAAAGATACCAAGCAGAGTGTTTTCTTAGACATGCACTTTACAAACTACTATGTCAGTTTTACAGATAACCAGGGCTCTGTGTGTGTTCCTTTCCCCTTGCCAAAGATGTATTGCCATGCAGCCCTGACAATAGAAAGATGTTGTGAGTCCTCTGTAGGTAAACCAAGCAAAAATAGGGCTACTTCCAATTTACCTTCACTGGTAGGCTGAGCTATCCCAGCCAATTCGTCATCCCAGCAACCCAATCTTTGCAGCCTCATAGCTATCCCCCGATGCAGACTCACATAAAATAAAGCCCTGGGAGTAGTAACATCCTGCTGACGTATGACAATGACATGGGGTACCAGCTTAAACCACCATGGGAAACTTCAGGAGGCCTCTCTGTCCACAGCTCAAGTCTCCTTATGTACCTCTGGAAATTCAGTGTTTCCCTCTTTACTTATAAGGCTAAATAATGATGCATTTCCTCTGACTTTTAACCCAAGGAATACAACCAAGCACTAAAGCTCAGCTAGATTCATTGGGGCTTGTGTATGTATAGCAAAAACACAGTGAACAGTTCTCTTCATTAAGTGAAAACCATGAAATGTCCCATTCAGTCTCCCTACGCTACTCTGACTTGGTTGGTTTTaattggtttttttattaaaacttggttttgtttctaaaaatcattccattttaaaatgctttggccTTGTACAGCCTTGAACAGAGCTACTCTTAAATTATAGCAAGGCAGGAGAGACAAGTAATCAGAGCTGTTTTTCTACTGGAGTACCaccatttcagaaaaatgacTCTCTAGAAACAAAGCTAGAAATGAGCTTTTGGAGACAGAACAAGAAAAACCAACCCACAGAAAGAGTCAGGATAAGAAAAAGGGTAAGTCACAGAGTCACAGCTTTAAAGCTGTGAGATTTcacagaaggaggaaggaagtgaGAGTGGAATCTGTCAGGGATGCTTGGTCAGCTCCCTTTGTTGAGCTCCCAGCTGCTACTAACTCGGGAAATGGCACGTGCAACATTTCTCACTGCGaaatctttcaggaaagaagttCTGAGGGTACAGCAACATGAAAGTTTCTGGAGGACCAAGTCTGCATTTTTAGATATAACAAGGGAAACAGGCAGTGTAGGACTTACCTAGTTTGATGACAAAGTTGAGAAATTCCCCAGTGAGAAACTAGAAAAGACAGACAGTAGTTTATTAACTCCTTCAAATTTTAAGATGTAAAAGCACCTACAGCTATTATGATATTTACATCTTATACAGTTGTTGTACAGCTTTGAGAAAAGCCCTTGGCCACCTGGCCAGTCTATGGGAAATACTAATTGAATTACATTAGAATAGGGAAGGGAGGGATGGATGTAAGAAAACCATCACTCCCTCTCAATCTATCACTCATGTTCAAGCTGTCCCTCACCGCAAGCAGTCTGAGAACACTGGTAAGTTTCATATCAGCTCTAAAGGTTTACAAATCTGAATATCCACTGCCTAGTGAAGAGATTTCCCAGAGCAGATCATCTCTCAGACATCTTTTAGACTTTCATCCTGAAGTCACTTctattttaagacaaaagaagGATGCCTCAGATGTCCCATAAAACCACTGGCTATAGATTGTATACTGATTACTCAGAACTCCTCACAAATCTTCAAGCTGCCCAAGACCAAGAGACGTCAAGGCAGAGTTGCTTTGGGATGGCTTTCTGCCCTACATCATGTAAGGCATCACCAGAATATTCCCAGCCAAGGGGCTTGGCCATTGTGGGCTTGTTCAAGGAAAAAGGTCAGGCCATTGCTCGCTCTGCATAGATGAGATTAGAGAGCTGAAGGGTAAGTAAGGCAGATCTTGGCTAAAAGTTAGTTAAGGGCTGGTCAAAAAGGTGAGGAGAGATGAGTAACAAGCAGGGAGGTTGGAGCTGAAAGAAGTTTGCTTTAATAAAGCTACTTCAGGGATGGATGACAAAACCACATGGAAAACAGCCCCAGTAAAGCTAGAGGAGAAAGAAGGCTGCTCCTAGTGGGGACAGTAAAGATACTGTACCTGATACTTCCGTGCTAACGCGAGGTCTGGCTTTGCAAAGGCTTGCAACATCAGATTGGTTTTTTGGCCTAAATAGTTGTATgtactgccaaaaaaacccaaaccaaaaatagAATCAGTAAATGCAAAGAGGGAGCTTAGAACCACTGAAACAAAAGACATAGCCACAGGCTTTCTCTGTTGACATTATAAGAATGCCATTATTATGATAGAGATTCATGCAATCTATGTGTGGTTTAGACTGTCAAGCATCTGAAGTATGCCAAGCCCTACGGAAGAGTGTAGAGAGCAGATTCTCTTCCAAGTTCTTTCCAAATGGAACtgcttttcaaaatcaaaaataaaaagaaacaattaggCAATACAGAAAGTAAATCACTTAATTTTCCAGTTGCTTGTTCATTTAATGGATCATCTACTCAAGAACACAGGTATCACACAGTAATTCATCTAAGCAGCCTTGTATGAAGGGCAAGAAGACAAATCATAAGTAAAACTCAGCAGGGCCCTTTACCTCACAGACTTCTCATGTGAACTAAGGTAAACGAATTTAACCTTTTTGGGTTTTGATTCCTTACCCATATAACGAAGATAAAAGGGATTCCCTACTTCAAAAAGTTGCCATGAGGATAAAGAAATATGTTGAAACCTTTGGGTCAGCTTACAGACTGCAGCAATAATAACCCAAACTAACATACTCCAAAATCCCAGATTATACAACTGTCCCATTGCTAGCACTGGAGCTAGCTTGTCTGTCTGCTTGCTACTGTACAGCCTTACCCTGCAAAATCCTCCATCGCCATGACAGAAGACAGAGAAATACTGTGTAGATAGTGGAAGATACAACAataaggtgtgtgtgtgtgtgtgtcgagGGGAAGGAGTCCAAGCCATACTGACCTTCCAACTGCTCCATCTGCCCCTATTGCCAGTGCACTCAACAGTTGCtagtttggggtggggggagaaagaaaaacatttttacttcatgtaacaaaataaaggaaaaaaaaggggtggtgggaGGGAGCAGCAAAACTACCTGGCACTGAATGTCCAGGGTTACTTTTTCCCCAAGGCTGAAGCAAGAGAATGCCATAGAAGAAATCATTTTTTAAGAGGAGCCTCTTACCTCATCCACCCCATAAAGAAATGCAAACTGTTCTCTCTCATTCTTGTTTATACACTGCGCAAGGTCCAAGAGGTCCGTGTCGCTAAACTTCACACCCTGGAAGGTGGGGATCTGCTCTTTTATTCCATCCAGCAACTCTTCAACACAAACTGTGCAGAACAGCAATCTCATATGAAGAAGCACACCCCTGTTCTGGGAGATTTCCCTGTCTTGTCCCCAAGAGGGAGACTTACTATTTTACAAGTTGTTCACTTTTGGCCTAAGCCTAGTAAACTATATAGCTCTAAAACAACCAGTAAGACAACTTCAGTGTGATTACTTCCCAGGGTTATACAAAAGACACCTTTCCGCCCTCTTTGAAGCATTCCTTTTACCAGATCAGAAGGCAAAAACTCTGGATAAGTGGAAGTTTAGGAACAAACTGGcaacaacatatttaagaataaatataaatttataattCCAGAAACACCACATAACCTGCTGTCTAGAGCAAGTAACCGAAGATCTGTATTCTATTCCTCATTATTCTGCTAAATAAGACGACTTGAGAAGCACCGTGGTTTCACATGTAATTTACTAGCAAACATGACTATGCAGTCCGTGTACACCAAGAGAGATGGTGGTAACTATCTTGCAAAAAAATCAGGATTCAACTATGCTTATCCAAGGCAATTACCTAGCCTGGTCCACAGTAATTGCAAGGCCATGGTTAGCATCACCTCCTCCATCCCAGTTGTTCAGTACTCAtaagctgtgacttttttttccaatgaagaggaattcaatttattttccagtcttgGATTCACCTCCCATTTTCAGAAAGGATCCTTTCCGCTACAGCTTGCATGTGATGGGAACAGAGGCCACATACCTGGTTTAGGCTGGTAGACTAATCACACCAGCCACTGGGATTATTCGGGTTGCTATGAGCCTATGGGCTCGGGAAGAGCTGACTAAGCAGTACTTACCCTTCACACCCGTCAGAGGAGGAATGTGATAGTAATAAAATGGAACCGCAGGAGCTTCAGATGCAACCTGCTGTAAGAAAGCAATCAGCTCAtctggaagaaaacaagcaagtaccccCATTAAGAGAAGGAAACTATCCGTAGTGAAAGACAGTTCAGATTCACAGCAGCCAGGGTATGTGGAGAGGTGATCTACAGCTTGCATACCATACGCAGCGAGTCTCATAAAAACCTCAAATCTAACAAAACTCAGTGGAAGACCTTAGGGAAGGCAAAGACAATATTTAAACCAAAccgatttcagtaactcatactCATTCTCTTACAGATGAAACTCATGTATGCTCTCACATGCACACTGCAAGACCTGTATGCCAAAGTGGTCTCACCAGGATCACTTGTGTGCAACACAGAGAACAAGGGATCAAGTTCACATTCATCTCCCTGGGGTACTGCTCAATGGTGATGATGAACAGGTTTTTGGACAACTTTTTTGTACTGTTTTAGGAATCAAAGAGGTATTATGGTCAACATTCTTCCCGAGAATCTTGTTCACTGCATCCTTCATAAATCTTAGGCAATCTTCCCATTGGCATAGCAGGAAGAGCAGTGGGCTGAAACCTCACTGCCATCCTGCTACTATCAGCAAAGGTCTTCTGCTGATCTTTGTGCTGTTCCTCTGTGCTTACCAGTTTGATTGCCACTGATCGTGTCCTTGGCTGTCAATACCAGCCATTCTGGCAATCCACTCCAGTTTCTTCTGGTGCTTTCATATGAACATTTCCATCCATAATTCATTCAGagaaattttaacatttctgttatGAAACCTCCACTTCATGTGGTTCTTTCATGTTATGTTCATGatactaaaaacaaaacactcaatTTATAAGTTTTATGTAGCCTTAGGTGCACAGAACCAAACCTGATCACCTCAGTAACAAGAGGCACGCCTGTATATCAGCAGTTTATCAACTTGGTCAGTGACCAGCAAGGGTCAGCATGGAACCAACTGCTTCCTAGCGTGGCCCAGATCAAGCGTGAACTCCATACTATCTATTCAGTTAACTACTCTTTCCATGAGCAACTCTTCTTTTCACAAGAGGCTAACAAAATACATCCCAAAAGACATCCTTCCCACTTCTTACTGGGAGAATTCTGATAtctcacatcttttaaaaaaatgcttcttctAGGTTTTGCTTTTGCATGGCGCCAGACATGACAGGTGTGCAAACATCATCAGCagaatattttccaaagaaagaagTTGGCATCAATCCTTTATCTATGATAAAGCTTTGGAGGGCAATATAAAAGGCCTCAGCAGGTCTGGCAGTCACACCTACTCACCCTTGTTTGTGGGTTTGAAGAAGAAGGGGGCTATTACAGCAATACCACTAGCACCTATGGCTGCTGCGTGTCTTGCCTATAAAAGAGAGAATGGGAAGTATCTGAAGGTACATCTGCTTTATATTTACTACACATACAGTGAAAATGAATCATATATACACACCAGCTCTTGGGACTCTGGCAGACTTAATGCTC is a window encoding:
- the NPL gene encoding N-acetylneuraminate lyase isoform X2, with amino-acid sequence MTPGKKLQGLVAATITPMTPDGQINLSVIRQYVDYLVSEQNVKNVFVNGTTGEGLSLNIQERKQLAEEWVCQGKDKLDHVIIHVGALSLPESQELARHAAAIGASGIAVIAPFFFKPTNKDELIAFLQQVASEAPAVPFYYYHIPPLTGVKVCVEELLDGIKEQIPTFQGVKFSDTDLLDLAQCINKNEREQFAFLYGVDEQLLSALAIGADGAVGSTYNYLGQKTNLMLQAFAKPDLALARKYQFLTGEFLNFVIKLGFGVAQTKAVMTFVSGIPMGPPRLPLVDASEDFIVKAKAKLDSIVWPDGDSCSLLCRSGSGGSSSGSHCHSSHSPHDGL
- the NPL gene encoding N-acetylneuraminate lyase isoform X1 — protein: MTPGKKLQGLVAATITPMTPDGQINLSVIRQYVDYLVSEQNVKNVFVNGTTGEGLSLNIQERKQLAEEWVCQGKDNCYVGECGEEEVFWVRRIVSRNKLVRRLTVCMDIKEKHRNGTDGLEPGRFPWQEQTSSQRLDHVIIHVGALSLPESQELARHAAAIGASGIAVIAPFFFKPTNKDELIAFLQQVASEAPAVPFYYYHIPPLTGVKVCVEELLDGIKEQIPTFQGVKFSDTDLLDLAQCINKNEREQFAFLYGVDEQLLSALAIGADGAVGSTYNYLGQKTNLMLQAFAKPDLALARKYQFLTGEFLNFVIKLGFGVAQTKAVMTFVSGIPMGPPRLPLVDASEDFIVKAKAKLDSIVWPDGDSCSLLCRSGSGGSSSGSHCHSSHSPHDGL